One genomic region from Strix uralensis isolate ZFMK-TIS-50842 chromosome 5, bStrUra1, whole genome shotgun sequence encodes:
- the CALD1 gene encoding caldesmon isoform X2 — protein sequence MDDFERRRELRRQKREEMRLEAERLSYQRNDDDEEEAARERRRRARQERLRQKEEGDLSGEVMEKSEVNAQNSVAEEETKRTTTTGGTDDEAALLERLARREERRQKRLQEALERQKEFDPTITDGSLSPPSRKEVNNVEENETTGKEEKAETRRGRYDIEETETVTKSYQRNNWRQDGEEEEKKEEKDKEEVQEEKPKEVPVEENQVDVTAEKSTHKEEVVETKNIAINAEEHKAENYTNAVLEGEQSITDAVNEEELRDEEKAEEERKKAEEGEKLEAEERERLKAEEEKKATEEKQKAEEEKRAAEERERAKAEEEKRAAEERERAKAEEEKRAAEERARAKAEEEKRAAEERARAKAEEEKRAAEEKAKLEAEKLKEKQKMEEKKIEDKQVKEKKVQEEKPQAAFLRKQGEEKEVKVEAKKEKLPDEKLRPISKKDQVKDDKDKGKAPKEEMKSIWDRKKGVPEQKAQNGERELTAPKLKSTENAFGRSSLKGTTNAEEAKPGSRVEAGKRLEDQRHRRGENEEFEKLKEKQQEAAAELDELKKRREERRKILEEEEQKKKQEEAERKAREEEEKRRMKEEIERRRAEAAEKRQKMPEDGLSEDKKPFKCFSPKGSSLKIEERAEFLNKSAQKSGMKPTHTTAVVSKIDSRLEQYTSAIEGTKAARPTKPAASDLPVPAEGVRNIKSMWEKGNVFSSPSGTGTPNKETAGLKVGVSSRINEWLTKTPDSNKSPAPKPSDLKPGDVSSKRNLWEKQSVEKPAASSKVSAMGKKSETNGLRQFEKEP from the exons GCTGTCCTACCAAAGAAACGATGACGATGAGGAAGAGGCTGCCAGAGAGCGTCGCCGACGGGCTCGACAGGAGAGGCTGCGGCAAAAGGAAGAAGGAGATCTATCAGGAGAAGTAATGGAGAAATCAGAAGTTAATGCCCAGAACAG TGTGGCAGAAGAGGAAACCAAGCGTACTACAACCACAGGGGGAACAGATGACGAAGCTGCATTGTTGGAGAGACTGGCAAGACGGGAGGAGAGACGCCAAAAACGTCTACAGGAAGCCCTGGAACGTCAAAAGGAATTTGACCCCACAATCACAGATGGGAGCTTGTCACCACCCAGCAGGAAAGAAGTAAacaatgtggaagaaaatgagaccacgggaaaagaggaaaaggctgaaacacGCCGAGGACGCTATGACATTGAGGAAACAGAAACAGTTACCAAATCATACCAAAGGAACAACTGGAGGCaagatggggaagaagaggaaaaaaaagaagagaaagacaaggaGGAGGTACAGGAGGAGAAACCAAAGGAGGTCCCTGTAGAGGAAAATCAGGTAGATGTGACAGCAGAAAAATCCACACATAAAGAAGAGGtagtagaaacaaaaaatatagctATAAATGCAGAGGAACACAAAGCAGAGAATTATACAAATGCTGTGCTGGAAGGGGAGCAGAGTATAACTGATGCTGTAAATGAAGAGGAGCTTagggatgaggaaaaggctgaggaagaaaggaagaaagcagaagaaggGGAGAAACTTGAggcagaagaaagggagaggttaaaagcagaggaagaaaagaaggcaactgaggaaaaacagaaagcagaggaggagaagagggcagctgaggaaagagagagggctaaggcagaagaggagaaaagggcagctgaggaaagagagagggctaaagcagaagaggagaagagggcaGCTGAGGAAAGAGCAAGGGCTAAGGCagaagaggagaagagggcaGCTGAGGAAAGAGCAAGGGCTaaggcagaagaggaaaagagggcaGCTGAAGAAAAGGCTAAGCTAGAAGcagagaaattaaaggaaaaacaaaagatggaagaaaagaaaatagaagataaacaggtaaaagagaagaaagtacaAGAGGAAAAACCTCAAGCAGCTTTCCTAAGAAAACAG ggggaagaaaaagaggttaaaGTGGAagctaaaaaggaaaagttaCCAGATGAGAAGCTCCGACCTATCTCCAAAAAAGATCAG GTAAAAGATGACAAGGATAAAGGAAAAGCACCcaaagaggaaatgaaaagtaTCTGGGATCGTAAGAAGGGAGTTCCTGAACAAAAGGCACAGAATGGAGAACGTGAACTCACTGCCCCAAAACTTAAATCTACTGAGAATGCTTTTGG cCGCTCCAGTTTGAAAGGGACTACAAATGCTGAGGAAGCCAAGCCAGGGTCTCGAGTTGAGGCTGGAAAGCGGTTAGAAGACCAGCGCCATCGCCGAGGCGAGAATGAGGAGTTtgagaagctgaaagagaagcagcaggaggcagcGGCAGAGCTGGATGAGCTGAAGAAAAGGCGGGAGGAACGCCGGAAAAtcctggaggaagaggagcagaagaAGAAGCAGGAAGAAGCTGAGAGAAAAGCCAGAGAGGAG gaggaaaagaggaggatgaAGGAAGAAATTGAAAGGAGAAGGGCTGAGGCTGCTGAGAAACGTCAAAAAATGCCAGAAGATGGTCTATCTGAAGACAAGAAGCCATTTAAATGTTTCAGTCCTAAAGGTTCATCTCTCAAG aTAGAAGAGCGAGCAGAGTTTTTGAACAAATCCGCTCAGAAGAG TGGTATGAAACCTACCCACACAACAGCAGTTGTCTCAAAGATTGACAGTAGACTTGAGCAATACACTAGTGCAATTGAG GGCACAAAGGCTGCAAGACCAACTAAGCCAGCAGCCTCTGACCTTCCTGTTCCAGCCGAAGGTGTCCGTAATATCAAGAGCATGTGGGAGAAAGGGAATGTTTTTTCATCGCCCTCTGGGACAGGAACACCAAATAAG GAAACTGCTGGACTGAAGGTTGGTGTCTCCAGTCGTATCAACGAGTGGTTAACCAAGACCCCGGACAGCAACAAATCACCTGCTCCAAAACCTTCT gatttaaaACCAGGAGACGTATCCAGCAAACGTAATCTCTGGGAGAAGCAGTCAGTTGAAAAGCCAGCTGCTTCTTCGAAG GTATCAGCTATGGGGAAAAAATCAGAGACTAATG GTTTGAGACAATTTGAGAAAGAACCATAG
- the CALD1 gene encoding caldesmon isoform X3, whose product MISRSYCRQNLSSLSKLSYQRNDDDEEEAARERRRRARQERLRQKEEGDLSGEVMEKSEVNAQNSVAEEETKRTTTTGGTDDEAALLERLARREERRQKRLQEALERQKEFDPTITDGSLSPPSRKEVNNVEENETTGKEEKAETRRGRYDIEETETVTKSYQRNNWRQDGEEEEKKEEKDKEEVQEEKPKEVPVEENQVDVTAEKSTHKEEVVETKNIAINAEEHKAENYTNAVLEGEQSITDAVNEEELRDEEKAEEERKKAEEGEKLEAEERERLKAEEEKKATEEKQKAEEEKRAAEERERAKAEEEKRAAEERERAKAEEEKRAAEERARAKAEEEKRAAEERARAKAEEEKRAAEEKAKLEAEKLKEKQKMEEKKIEDKQVKEKKVQEEKPQAAFLRKQGEEKEVKVEAKKEKLPDEKLRPISKKDQVKDDKDKGKAPKEEMKSIWDRKKGVPEQKAQNGERELTAPKLKSTENAFGRSSLKGTTNAEEAKPGSRVEAGKRLEDQRHRRGENEEFEKLKEKQQEAAAELDELKKRREERRKILEEEEQKKKQEEAERKAREEEEKRRMKEEIERRRAEAAEKRQKMPEDGLSEDKKPFKCFSPKGSSLKIEERAEFLNKSAQKSGMKPTHTTAVVSKIDSRLEQYTSAIEGTKAARPTKPAASDLPVPAEGVRNIKSMWEKGNVFSSPSGTGTPNKETAGLKVGVSSRINEWLTKTPDSNKSPAPKPSDLKPGDVSSKRNLWEKQSVEKPAASSKVSAMGKKSETNAGLRQFEKEP is encoded by the exons GCTGTCCTACCAAAGAAACGATGACGATGAGGAAGAGGCTGCCAGAGAGCGTCGCCGACGGGCTCGACAGGAGAGGCTGCGGCAAAAGGAAGAAGGAGATCTATCAGGAGAAGTAATGGAGAAATCAGAAGTTAATGCCCAGAACAG TGTGGCAGAAGAGGAAACCAAGCGTACTACAACCACAGGGGGAACAGATGACGAAGCTGCATTGTTGGAGAGACTGGCAAGACGGGAGGAGAGACGCCAAAAACGTCTACAGGAAGCCCTGGAACGTCAAAAGGAATTTGACCCCACAATCACAGATGGGAGCTTGTCACCACCCAGCAGGAAAGAAGTAAacaatgtggaagaaaatgagaccacgggaaaagaggaaaaggctgaaacacGCCGAGGACGCTATGACATTGAGGAAACAGAAACAGTTACCAAATCATACCAAAGGAACAACTGGAGGCaagatggggaagaagaggaaaaaaaagaagagaaagacaaggaGGAGGTACAGGAGGAGAAACCAAAGGAGGTCCCTGTAGAGGAAAATCAGGTAGATGTGACAGCAGAAAAATCCACACATAAAGAAGAGGtagtagaaacaaaaaatatagctATAAATGCAGAGGAACACAAAGCAGAGAATTATACAAATGCTGTGCTGGAAGGGGAGCAGAGTATAACTGATGCTGTAAATGAAGAGGAGCTTagggatgaggaaaaggctgaggaagaaaggaagaaagcagaagaaggGGAGAAACTTGAggcagaagaaagggagaggttaaaagcagaggaagaaaagaaggcaactgaggaaaaacagaaagcagaggaggagaagagggcagctgaggaaagagagagggctaaggcagaagaggagaaaagggcagctgaggaaagagagagggctaaagcagaagaggagaagagggcaGCTGAGGAAAGAGCAAGGGCTAAGGCagaagaggagaagagggcaGCTGAGGAAAGAGCAAGGGCTaaggcagaagaggaaaagagggcaGCTGAAGAAAAGGCTAAGCTAGAAGcagagaaattaaaggaaaaacaaaagatggaagaaaagaaaatagaagataaacaggtaaaagagaagaaagtacaAGAGGAAAAACCTCAAGCAGCTTTCCTAAGAAAACAG ggggaagaaaaagaggttaaaGTGGAagctaaaaaggaaaagttaCCAGATGAGAAGCTCCGACCTATCTCCAAAAAAGATCAG GTAAAAGATGACAAGGATAAAGGAAAAGCACCcaaagaggaaatgaaaagtaTCTGGGATCGTAAGAAGGGAGTTCCTGAACAAAAGGCACAGAATGGAGAACGTGAACTCACTGCCCCAAAACTTAAATCTACTGAGAATGCTTTTGG cCGCTCCAGTTTGAAAGGGACTACAAATGCTGAGGAAGCCAAGCCAGGGTCTCGAGTTGAGGCTGGAAAGCGGTTAGAAGACCAGCGCCATCGCCGAGGCGAGAATGAGGAGTTtgagaagctgaaagagaagcagcaggaggcagcGGCAGAGCTGGATGAGCTGAAGAAAAGGCGGGAGGAACGCCGGAAAAtcctggaggaagaggagcagaagaAGAAGCAGGAAGAAGCTGAGAGAAAAGCCAGAGAGGAG gaggaaaagaggaggatgaAGGAAGAAATTGAAAGGAGAAGGGCTGAGGCTGCTGAGAAACGTCAAAAAATGCCAGAAGATGGTCTATCTGAAGACAAGAAGCCATTTAAATGTTTCAGTCCTAAAGGTTCATCTCTCAAG aTAGAAGAGCGAGCAGAGTTTTTGAACAAATCCGCTCAGAAGAG TGGTATGAAACCTACCCACACAACAGCAGTTGTCTCAAAGATTGACAGTAGACTTGAGCAATACACTAGTGCAATTGAG GGCACAAAGGCTGCAAGACCAACTAAGCCAGCAGCCTCTGACCTTCCTGTTCCAGCCGAAGGTGTCCGTAATATCAAGAGCATGTGGGAGAAAGGGAATGTTTTTTCATCGCCCTCTGGGACAGGAACACCAAATAAG GAAACTGCTGGACTGAAGGTTGGTGTCTCCAGTCGTATCAACGAGTGGTTAACCAAGACCCCGGACAGCAACAAATCACCTGCTCCAAAACCTTCT gatttaaaACCAGGAGACGTATCCAGCAAACGTAATCTCTGGGAGAAGCAGTCAGTTGAAAAGCCAGCTGCTTCTTCGAAG GTATCAGCTATGGGGAAAAAATCAGAGACTAATG CAGGTTTGAGACAATTTGAGAAAGAACCATAG
- the CALD1 gene encoding caldesmon isoform X1, with amino-acid sequence MDDFERRRELRRQKREEMRLEAERLSYQRNDDDEEEAARERRRRARQERLRQKEEGDLSGEVMEKSEVNAQNSVAEEETKRTTTTGGTDDEAALLERLARREERRQKRLQEALERQKEFDPTITDGSLSPPSRKEVNNVEENETTGKEEKAETRRGRYDIEETETVTKSYQRNNWRQDGEEEEKKEEKDKEEVQEEKPKEVPVEENQVDVTAEKSTHKEEVVETKNIAINAEEHKAENYTNAVLEGEQSITDAVNEEELRDEEKAEEERKKAEEGEKLEAEERERLKAEEEKKATEEKQKAEEEKRAAEERERAKAEEEKRAAEERERAKAEEEKRAAEERARAKAEEEKRAAEERARAKAEEEKRAAEEKAKLEAEKLKEKQKMEEKKIEDKQVKEKKVQEEKPQAAFLRKQGEEKEVKVEAKKEKLPDEKLRPISKKDQVKDDKDKGKAPKEEMKSIWDRKKGVPEQKAQNGERELTAPKLKSTENAFGRSSLKGTTNAEEAKPGSRVEAGKRLEDQRHRRGENEEFEKLKEKQQEAAAELDELKKRREERRKILEEEEQKKKQEEAERKAREEEEKRRMKEEIERRRAEAAEKRQKMPEDGLSEDKKPFKCFSPKGSSLKIEERAEFLNKSAQKSGMKPTHTTAVVSKIDSRLEQYTSAIEGTKAARPTKPAASDLPVPAEGVRNIKSMWEKGNVFSSPSGTGTPNKETAGLKVGVSSRINEWLTKTPDSNKSPAPKPSDLKPGDVSSKRNLWEKQSVEKPAASSKVSAMGKKSETNAGLRQFEKEP; translated from the exons GCTGTCCTACCAAAGAAACGATGACGATGAGGAAGAGGCTGCCAGAGAGCGTCGCCGACGGGCTCGACAGGAGAGGCTGCGGCAAAAGGAAGAAGGAGATCTATCAGGAGAAGTAATGGAGAAATCAGAAGTTAATGCCCAGAACAG TGTGGCAGAAGAGGAAACCAAGCGTACTACAACCACAGGGGGAACAGATGACGAAGCTGCATTGTTGGAGAGACTGGCAAGACGGGAGGAGAGACGCCAAAAACGTCTACAGGAAGCCCTGGAACGTCAAAAGGAATTTGACCCCACAATCACAGATGGGAGCTTGTCACCACCCAGCAGGAAAGAAGTAAacaatgtggaagaaaatgagaccacgggaaaagaggaaaaggctgaaacacGCCGAGGACGCTATGACATTGAGGAAACAGAAACAGTTACCAAATCATACCAAAGGAACAACTGGAGGCaagatggggaagaagaggaaaaaaaagaagagaaagacaaggaGGAGGTACAGGAGGAGAAACCAAAGGAGGTCCCTGTAGAGGAAAATCAGGTAGATGTGACAGCAGAAAAATCCACACATAAAGAAGAGGtagtagaaacaaaaaatatagctATAAATGCAGAGGAACACAAAGCAGAGAATTATACAAATGCTGTGCTGGAAGGGGAGCAGAGTATAACTGATGCTGTAAATGAAGAGGAGCTTagggatgaggaaaaggctgaggaagaaaggaagaaagcagaagaaggGGAGAAACTTGAggcagaagaaagggagaggttaaaagcagaggaagaaaagaaggcaactgaggaaaaacagaaagcagaggaggagaagagggcagctgaggaaagagagagggctaaggcagaagaggagaaaagggcagctgaggaaagagagagggctaaagcagaagaggagaagagggcaGCTGAGGAAAGAGCAAGGGCTAAGGCagaagaggagaagagggcaGCTGAGGAAAGAGCAAGGGCTaaggcagaagaggaaaagagggcaGCTGAAGAAAAGGCTAAGCTAGAAGcagagaaattaaaggaaaaacaaaagatggaagaaaagaaaatagaagataaacaggtaaaagagaagaaagtacaAGAGGAAAAACCTCAAGCAGCTTTCCTAAGAAAACAG ggggaagaaaaagaggttaaaGTGGAagctaaaaaggaaaagttaCCAGATGAGAAGCTCCGACCTATCTCCAAAAAAGATCAG GTAAAAGATGACAAGGATAAAGGAAAAGCACCcaaagaggaaatgaaaagtaTCTGGGATCGTAAGAAGGGAGTTCCTGAACAAAAGGCACAGAATGGAGAACGTGAACTCACTGCCCCAAAACTTAAATCTACTGAGAATGCTTTTGG cCGCTCCAGTTTGAAAGGGACTACAAATGCTGAGGAAGCCAAGCCAGGGTCTCGAGTTGAGGCTGGAAAGCGGTTAGAAGACCAGCGCCATCGCCGAGGCGAGAATGAGGAGTTtgagaagctgaaagagaagcagcaggaggcagcGGCAGAGCTGGATGAGCTGAAGAAAAGGCGGGAGGAACGCCGGAAAAtcctggaggaagaggagcagaagaAGAAGCAGGAAGAAGCTGAGAGAAAAGCCAGAGAGGAG gaggaaaagaggaggatgaAGGAAGAAATTGAAAGGAGAAGGGCTGAGGCTGCTGAGAAACGTCAAAAAATGCCAGAAGATGGTCTATCTGAAGACAAGAAGCCATTTAAATGTTTCAGTCCTAAAGGTTCATCTCTCAAG aTAGAAGAGCGAGCAGAGTTTTTGAACAAATCCGCTCAGAAGAG TGGTATGAAACCTACCCACACAACAGCAGTTGTCTCAAAGATTGACAGTAGACTTGAGCAATACACTAGTGCAATTGAG GGCACAAAGGCTGCAAGACCAACTAAGCCAGCAGCCTCTGACCTTCCTGTTCCAGCCGAAGGTGTCCGTAATATCAAGAGCATGTGGGAGAAAGGGAATGTTTTTTCATCGCCCTCTGGGACAGGAACACCAAATAAG GAAACTGCTGGACTGAAGGTTGGTGTCTCCAGTCGTATCAACGAGTGGTTAACCAAGACCCCGGACAGCAACAAATCACCTGCTCCAAAACCTTCT gatttaaaACCAGGAGACGTATCCAGCAAACGTAATCTCTGGGAGAAGCAGTCAGTTGAAAAGCCAGCTGCTTCTTCGAAG GTATCAGCTATGGGGAAAAAATCAGAGACTAATG CAGGTTTGAGACAATTTGAGAAAGAACCATAG
- the CALD1 gene encoding caldesmon isoform X5, whose protein sequence is MDDFERRRELRRQKREEMRLEAERLSYQRNDDDEEEAARERRRRARQERLRQKEEGDLSGEVMEKSEVNAQNSVAEEETKRTTTTGGTDDEAALLERLARREERRQKRLQEALERQKEFDPTITDGSLSPPSRKEVNNVEENETTGKEEKAETRRGRYDIEETETVTKSYQRNNWRQDGEEEEKKEEKDKEEVQEEKPKEVPVEENQVKDDKDKGKAPKEEMKSIWDRKKGVPEQKAQNGERELTAPKLKSTENAFGRSSLKGTTNAEEAKPGSRVEAGKRLEDQRHRRGENEEFEKLKEKQQEAAAELDELKKRREERRKILEEEEQKKKQEEAERKAREEEEKRRMKEEIERRRAEAAEKRQKMPEDGLSEDKKPFKCFSPKGSSLKIEERAEFLNKSAQKSGMKPTHTTAVVSKIDSRLEQYTSAIEGTKAARPTKPAASDLPVPAEGVRNIKSMWEKGNVFSSPSGTGTPNKETAGLKVGVSSRINEWLTKTPDSNKSPAPKPSDLKPGDVSSKRNLWEKQSVEKPAASSKVSAMGKKSETNGLRQFEKEP, encoded by the exons GCTGTCCTACCAAAGAAACGATGACGATGAGGAAGAGGCTGCCAGAGAGCGTCGCCGACGGGCTCGACAGGAGAGGCTGCGGCAAAAGGAAGAAGGAGATCTATCAGGAGAAGTAATGGAGAAATCAGAAGTTAATGCCCAGAACAG TGTGGCAGAAGAGGAAACCAAGCGTACTACAACCACAGGGGGAACAGATGACGAAGCTGCATTGTTGGAGAGACTGGCAAGACGGGAGGAGAGACGCCAAAAACGTCTACAGGAAGCCCTGGAACGTCAAAAGGAATTTGACCCCACAATCACAGATGGGAGCTTGTCACCACCCAGCAGGAAAGAAGTAAacaatgtggaagaaaatgagaccacgggaaaagaggaaaaggctgaaacacGCCGAGGACGCTATGACATTGAGGAAACAGAAACAGTTACCAAATCATACCAAAGGAACAACTGGAGGCaagatggggaagaagaggaaaaaaaagaagagaaagacaaggaGGAGGTACAGGAGGAGAAACCAAAGGAGGTCCCTGTAGAGGAAAATCAG GTAAAAGATGACAAGGATAAAGGAAAAGCACCcaaagaggaaatgaaaagtaTCTGGGATCGTAAGAAGGGAGTTCCTGAACAAAAGGCACAGAATGGAGAACGTGAACTCACTGCCCCAAAACTTAAATCTACTGAGAATGCTTTTGG cCGCTCCAGTTTGAAAGGGACTACAAATGCTGAGGAAGCCAAGCCAGGGTCTCGAGTTGAGGCTGGAAAGCGGTTAGAAGACCAGCGCCATCGCCGAGGCGAGAATGAGGAGTTtgagaagctgaaagagaagcagcaggaggcagcGGCAGAGCTGGATGAGCTGAAGAAAAGGCGGGAGGAACGCCGGAAAAtcctggaggaagaggagcagaagaAGAAGCAGGAAGAAGCTGAGAGAAAAGCCAGAGAGGAG gaggaaaagaggaggatgaAGGAAGAAATTGAAAGGAGAAGGGCTGAGGCTGCTGAGAAACGTCAAAAAATGCCAGAAGATGGTCTATCTGAAGACAAGAAGCCATTTAAATGTTTCAGTCCTAAAGGTTCATCTCTCAAG aTAGAAGAGCGAGCAGAGTTTTTGAACAAATCCGCTCAGAAGAG TGGTATGAAACCTACCCACACAACAGCAGTTGTCTCAAAGATTGACAGTAGACTTGAGCAATACACTAGTGCAATTGAG GGCACAAAGGCTGCAAGACCAACTAAGCCAGCAGCCTCTGACCTTCCTGTTCCAGCCGAAGGTGTCCGTAATATCAAGAGCATGTGGGAGAAAGGGAATGTTTTTTCATCGCCCTCTGGGACAGGAACACCAAATAAG GAAACTGCTGGACTGAAGGTTGGTGTCTCCAGTCGTATCAACGAGTGGTTAACCAAGACCCCGGACAGCAACAAATCACCTGCTCCAAAACCTTCT gatttaaaACCAGGAGACGTATCCAGCAAACGTAATCTCTGGGAGAAGCAGTCAGTTGAAAAGCCAGCTGCTTCTTCGAAG GTATCAGCTATGGGGAAAAAATCAGAGACTAATG GTTTGAGACAATTTGAGAAAGAACCATAG
- the CALD1 gene encoding caldesmon isoform X4 — protein MDDFERRRELRRQKREEMRLEAERLSYQRNDDDEEEAARERRRRARQERLRQKEEGDLSGEVMEKSEVNAQNSVAEEETKRTTTTGGTDDEAALLERLARREERRQKRLQEALERQKEFDPTITDGSLSPPSRKEVNNVEENETTGKEEKAETRRGRYDIEETETVTKSYQRNNWRQDGEEEEKKEEKDKEEVQEEKPKEVPVEENQVKDDKDKGKAPKEEMKSIWDRKKGVPEQKAQNGERELTAPKLKSTENAFGRSSLKGTTNAEEAKPGSRVEAGKRLEDQRHRRGENEEFEKLKEKQQEAAAELDELKKRREERRKILEEEEQKKKQEEAERKAREEEEKRRMKEEIERRRAEAAEKRQKMPEDGLSEDKKPFKCFSPKGSSLKIEERAEFLNKSAQKSGMKPTHTTAVVSKIDSRLEQYTSAIEGTKAARPTKPAASDLPVPAEGVRNIKSMWEKGNVFSSPSGTGTPNKETAGLKVGVSSRINEWLTKTPDSNKSPAPKPSDLKPGDVSSKRNLWEKQSVEKPAASSKVSAMGKKSETNAGLRQFEKEP, from the exons GCTGTCCTACCAAAGAAACGATGACGATGAGGAAGAGGCTGCCAGAGAGCGTCGCCGACGGGCTCGACAGGAGAGGCTGCGGCAAAAGGAAGAAGGAGATCTATCAGGAGAAGTAATGGAGAAATCAGAAGTTAATGCCCAGAACAG TGTGGCAGAAGAGGAAACCAAGCGTACTACAACCACAGGGGGAACAGATGACGAAGCTGCATTGTTGGAGAGACTGGCAAGACGGGAGGAGAGACGCCAAAAACGTCTACAGGAAGCCCTGGAACGTCAAAAGGAATTTGACCCCACAATCACAGATGGGAGCTTGTCACCACCCAGCAGGAAAGAAGTAAacaatgtggaagaaaatgagaccacgggaaaagaggaaaaggctgaaacacGCCGAGGACGCTATGACATTGAGGAAACAGAAACAGTTACCAAATCATACCAAAGGAACAACTGGAGGCaagatggggaagaagaggaaaaaaaagaagagaaagacaaggaGGAGGTACAGGAGGAGAAACCAAAGGAGGTCCCTGTAGAGGAAAATCAG GTAAAAGATGACAAGGATAAAGGAAAAGCACCcaaagaggaaatgaaaagtaTCTGGGATCGTAAGAAGGGAGTTCCTGAACAAAAGGCACAGAATGGAGAACGTGAACTCACTGCCCCAAAACTTAAATCTACTGAGAATGCTTTTGG cCGCTCCAGTTTGAAAGGGACTACAAATGCTGAGGAAGCCAAGCCAGGGTCTCGAGTTGAGGCTGGAAAGCGGTTAGAAGACCAGCGCCATCGCCGAGGCGAGAATGAGGAGTTtgagaagctgaaagagaagcagcaggaggcagcGGCAGAGCTGGATGAGCTGAAGAAAAGGCGGGAGGAACGCCGGAAAAtcctggaggaagaggagcagaagaAGAAGCAGGAAGAAGCTGAGAGAAAAGCCAGAGAGGAG gaggaaaagaggaggatgaAGGAAGAAATTGAAAGGAGAAGGGCTGAGGCTGCTGAGAAACGTCAAAAAATGCCAGAAGATGGTCTATCTGAAGACAAGAAGCCATTTAAATGTTTCAGTCCTAAAGGTTCATCTCTCAAG aTAGAAGAGCGAGCAGAGTTTTTGAACAAATCCGCTCAGAAGAG TGGTATGAAACCTACCCACACAACAGCAGTTGTCTCAAAGATTGACAGTAGACTTGAGCAATACACTAGTGCAATTGAG GGCACAAAGGCTGCAAGACCAACTAAGCCAGCAGCCTCTGACCTTCCTGTTCCAGCCGAAGGTGTCCGTAATATCAAGAGCATGTGGGAGAAAGGGAATGTTTTTTCATCGCCCTCTGGGACAGGAACACCAAATAAG GAAACTGCTGGACTGAAGGTTGGTGTCTCCAGTCGTATCAACGAGTGGTTAACCAAGACCCCGGACAGCAACAAATCACCTGCTCCAAAACCTTCT gatttaaaACCAGGAGACGTATCCAGCAAACGTAATCTCTGGGAGAAGCAGTCAGTTGAAAAGCCAGCTGCTTCTTCGAAG GTATCAGCTATGGGGAAAAAATCAGAGACTAATG CAGGTTTGAGACAATTTGAGAAAGAACCATAG